A genomic region of Candidatus Binataceae bacterium contains the following coding sequences:
- a CDS encoding ABC transporter transmembrane domain-containing protein encodes ANGAIPYLIKETINSLSTLKAGNPLTLHRLHMLSLGILVVFVVRALTDFLASFLTDYIGMKTAMDLRGEFNDRLQRLPLSFFNWTPTGNLLTRSLNDVQQASSIITNSLISLIGDSLTLFALVGGLFWMDFRFALLAFVVFPVAILPIIGAARKVRKTARSAQRKLSDISVLMQEAVQGCRVVKAFGMEEYESQRFRAMLKKQLQMMRRVLRASAFSSPFIEVLGAFAVVAVLWYGVSAVIVGTRSPGTFGAFIGAMLIIYRPFKRIAGTNNSIQQGLVSAERVFTIIDHPPEVYDAPGALELKHGPHSIEFRKVLFRYNPDGDWVLRNINMKIGAGETVALVGMSGGGKSTLSDLIPRFYDPNKGEMLIDGIDAKRYSLKSLRAEIGLVSQHTFLFNDTIRTNIAYGGGTGDFDEIVAAAKAANAHDFIARLPNGYDTLVGEMGVRLSGGERQRLAIARALLKNAPILILDEPTSNLDSEGERVVQDAIERLMVNRTTLMIAHRLSTVRRADRIFVIVNGEIVEAGTHEELLALDGAYRKLCDLQFYMPDDDEAPARGAANA; translated from the coding sequence ACCGACTACATCGGAATGAAAACGGCAATGGACCTGCGCGGCGAATTCAACGATCGCCTGCAGCGGCTGCCGCTTTCGTTCTTCAACTGGACGCCCACCGGAAACCTGCTCACCCGCTCGCTCAACGACGTTCAGCAGGCCTCGTCGATCATAACCAACAGCCTGATCTCGCTGATTGGCGACAGCCTTACGCTCTTTGCCCTGGTCGGCGGCCTGTTCTGGATGGATTTCAGATTTGCCCTGCTGGCCTTCGTGGTGTTTCCGGTCGCGATTCTGCCGATCATCGGCGCCGCGAGAAAGGTGCGCAAAACTGCCCGCAGCGCGCAGCGCAAGCTCAGCGACATCTCGGTGCTGATGCAGGAGGCGGTGCAGGGATGCCGCGTGGTCAAGGCGTTCGGGATGGAGGAGTACGAATCCCAGCGCTTTCGCGCGATGCTCAAGAAACAGCTCCAGATGATGCGCCGGGTGCTGCGCGCCAGCGCCTTCAGCAGCCCGTTTATCGAGGTTCTCGGCGCCTTCGCGGTGGTGGCGGTGCTGTGGTACGGGGTCTCGGCGGTGATCGTGGGAACCCGCTCGCCCGGCACCTTCGGCGCGTTTATCGGTGCGATGCTGATTATCTACAGGCCGTTTAAAAGAATCGCGGGCACCAACAATTCGATCCAACAGGGCCTGGTCTCGGCCGAACGGGTGTTCACGATTATCGATCACCCGCCCGAGGTGTACGACGCTCCCGGCGCGCTCGAACTCAAACACGGCCCGCATAGCATCGAGTTCCGCAAGGTCTTGTTCCGCTACAACCCCGACGGCGACTGGGTGCTGCGCAACATCAACATGAAGATCGGCGCGGGCGAGACCGTGGCGCTGGTGGGGATGAGCGGCGGCGGCAAATCGACGCTGTCCGATCTGATTCCGCGCTTTTACGACCCCAACAAGGGCGAGATGCTGATCGACGGCATCGACGCCAAGCGCTACTCGCTCAAGTCGCTGCGCGCGGAAATCGGACTGGTATCGCAGCATACGTTCCTGTTCAACGACACGATCCGCACCAATATCGCCTATGGCGGCGGCACGGGAGACTTCGATGAGATCGTGGCCGCGGCCAAGGCCGCCAACGCCCATGACTTCATCGCCCGCCTGCCCAACGGCTATGACACCCTGGTGGGTGAGATGGGAGTGCGGCTCTCGGGCGGCGAGCGTCAGCGCTTGGCGATCGCGCGGGCGCTGCTCAAGAATGCGCCGATCCTGATCCTCGACGAGCCGACCTCGAACCTCGACTCTGAGGGCGAGCGCGTGGTGCAGGACGCGATCGAGCGGCTGATGGTGAACCGCACCACCCTGATGATCGCCCATCGGCTGTCCACCGTGCGCCGCGCCGATCGCATCTTCGTGATCGTCAACGGCGAGATCGTCGAAGCGGGCACCCACGAGGAACTCCTGGCGCTCGACGGCGCGTATCGCAAGCTCTGCGATCTGCAGTTCTATATGCCCGATGACGACGAAGCGCCCGCGCGCGGCGCGGCCAACGCCTAG
- a CDS encoding glycosyltransferase family 2 protein, whose protein sequence is MSAPLASAIIAVYNGEGCVARAIDSALAQQIESLEVVVVDDGSRDGTARVLAGYGDRIRVIRKERNRGLAAARNIAVDHARGHFLAFLDADDEWLPGRLEKTIAALQTHPTTTMAFSDVVPIDRNGIALAPTYLHPGMARPPLMENLMEEGGWPILPSTVTIRRWVFDRVGGQAEEFRGAGGFDDADLWFLLRELGDFAFVPEPLARYRLTPFVERMRKYAPGFRVFTQRMRKRYGEPGDRMVRRSAALYRWLLTVKGLRCLEAGDMREARSALLCVLRYQPDVSSPQMRHQLRAVMTNQPMDENGKRPTLQRDDVLRAWYAMLPHRAALATMRRKGLLRIPPPPPSHAGFAEELLAGRAPLALY, encoded by the coding sequence ATGTCAGCGCCACTGGCCTCGGCGATAATCGCCGTTTACAACGGAGAAGGATGCGTCGCGCGCGCGATCGACAGCGCGCTCGCGCAGCAAATCGAAAGCCTCGAGGTGGTCGTGGTCGACGACGGCTCGCGCGACGGCACGGCGCGCGTGCTCGCCGGTTACGGCGACCGCATCCGGGTCATCCGCAAGGAAAGAAACCGCGGGTTGGCCGCGGCGCGCAACATCGCCGTGGATCACGCGCGAGGACATTTCCTGGCCTTTCTCGACGCCGACGACGAATGGCTCCCCGGACGGCTTGAGAAAACGATCGCCGCCCTGCAGACCCATCCGACCACCACGATGGCCTTTTCCGACGTGGTGCCGATCGATCGCAATGGTATTGCGCTGGCGCCCACCTACCTGCATCCCGGCATGGCGCGCCCACCGTTGATGGAGAACCTGATGGAGGAGGGAGGATGGCCGATCCTGCCCAGCACCGTAACTATCCGGCGCTGGGTCTTCGACCGGGTCGGCGGCCAGGCGGAAGAATTCCGCGGCGCCGGGGGCTTCGATGACGCCGATTTATGGTTCTTACTGCGCGAACTGGGCGACTTCGCTTTCGTACCCGAACCGCTCGCGCGCTACCGGCTGACTCCGTTCGTCGAACGCATGCGCAAATACGCGCCCGGCTTCCGCGTCTTCACGCAGCGGATGCGCAAACGCTACGGCGAGCCGGGCGACAGGATGGTGCGGCGCTCGGCGGCGCTCTACCGCTGGCTGCTGACGGTAAAGGGCCTGCGCTGCCTCGAAGCGGGCGACATGCGCGAAGCGCGCAGCGCGCTGCTCTGCGTGCTGCGCTACCAACCCGACGTTTCATCGCCGCAGATGCGCCATCAATTGCGTGCGGTCATGACGAATCAGCCGATGGACGAAAACGGCAAGCGTCCCACGCTTCAGCGCGACGACGTGCTCAGGGCATGGTACGCGATGCTGCCCCATCGCGCGGCGCTTGCGACGATGCGCCGCAAAGGGCTCCTCCGGATTCCGCCTCCACCCCCAAGCCACGCCGGCTTCGCCGAAGAACTGCTCGCCGGCCGCGCGCCTCTCGCGCTCTACTAA
- a CDS encoding sulfotransferase, producing MNQRNCLILGSGRSGTSMAAGILAKAGYFMGDEIWPANENNPKGQFEDREVNQINDGLIASVSPKSPPRALRKLLFGDAPVLGELQHWVAVLRPGVTIDCSTAMGRRIAAVTARRPFCFKDPRFSYTLQVWRPYIGDALLLCVFRDPATTAASIVRYRERADYMKDLALDTRWALKVWEAMYRWILEVHYTQGGDWMFVHYNQLLNHSADAELTRRLGVGIDRDFAAPELNRSRPSAAVPRRMVRLYERLCALARYDTARAATIAAEA from the coding sequence ATGAATCAGCGCAACTGCCTGATCCTGGGCTCAGGCCGCAGCGGCACGAGCATGGCGGCCGGCATCCTCGCCAAGGCCGGCTACTTCATGGGCGACGAGATTTGGCCCGCCAACGAGAACAACCCCAAGGGACAATTCGAGGATCGCGAAGTCAACCAGATTAACGACGGACTGATCGCTTCCGTGTCGCCCAAGTCGCCGCCCCGCGCACTGCGCAAGCTGCTGTTCGGCGACGCCCCGGTGCTCGGCGAATTGCAGCACTGGGTTGCGGTGCTGCGCCCCGGCGTGACGATCGACTGTTCGACTGCGATGGGCCGGCGGATCGCGGCGGTGACGGCGCGCCGGCCGTTCTGCTTCAAGGACCCCAGGTTTTCGTACACGCTTCAGGTCTGGCGGCCGTATATCGGCGACGCGCTCCTGTTATGCGTTTTCCGCGACCCAGCCACGACGGCTGCAAGCATCGTCCGCTACCGCGAGCGCGCCGACTATATGAAGGACCTCGCGCTGGATACGCGCTGGGCGTTGAAGGTATGGGAGGCGATGTATCGCTGGATCCTGGAGGTGCACTATACACAGGGCGGCGATTGGATGTTCGTGCACTACAACCAGTTGCTTAATCATTCGGCGGACGCAGAGTTGACGCGCCGGCTGGGGGTCGGGATCGATCGCGATTTCGCCGCCCCCGAACTCAACCGCTCGCGGCCAAGCGCCGCCGTGCCGCGCCGCATGGTCCGACTTTATGAACGGCTCTGCGCGCTC